In Erigeron canadensis isolate Cc75 chromosome 8, C_canadensis_v1, whole genome shotgun sequence, the DNA window TCCAATTGATCAGAGTCATTTCAGGTTTTACCCAAAGTTTTGAGTTCGatctttagggatgacaagccttggggttttttcctccgaatacttgtaacggctcagcGGCGGAACTTGAATATCACTACAGGAGGGtcaatttttttctaaatataatacatatatatatcttaaatttttGAGAGGGGTAATacacataaattttatttttcatcatataatattaaatatttgttaattatatttCAAAATTCTGGAGGGACCAGAACCCCTTTTAGTCCTACTGATCTTCCGCCActgtaacggctcatggtcaacatctcgttgtctagggtacgtgcaagacttcaccattatagGGTGAGTTTTCTCTGATGTTGCATATtgactgaatgttcggaaaaaagaaagatatataaGTACTTAAGTATCTACAGATCCATTTAAGCAAATGGAGACAATTTGCGCACATAAATTTTTACCATATATTTATACGGGGGGATTCTCACAAGTTAACTCTAACATGACTAGGTAGTCATGTCCTCATGTTAAAGTAATCTTGGCCTTTGAATAAAAATCAAGAGCCAAAATTCAAAAGTACTTGACTCAAATTGAGGAATCAACTTGAGAAAATCCTCGTTCCATACATAAAGATACAATATCTATAAAGCTATTTAACTCTTTAGCTGCATTCATATTCTGCAATGAATACATGACAATAGTTTATGAACTACGAATGGAAAAAGTGAAAAATCTAAAACTGGGCTTATCAAATGGAGCCATTTTTTTTGCCTTTAgagcttttaatataaaaataagttaCATATTGATATTTTGAAGTACCGAAGACCTTAAAGTATAGAGTTTAAATTTGAAGGTCAGTAAATTATTTCACGAATTTTAGACAAGGGTAAATAAAGATAGGTACCGAAGACGCAAAGCCCAAACTTTGTATGTTCAAGAAAAGGAAAGAGATAATaccacttttatttatttatttatttattgatgtatcataatatacaaatatcattttcttcggaaaaaaaagaagagcttttccattaaaaatagaaagataCTTCTTAGAGCACCCCTAATAGGAGTGTATTCACTTGtaggggtgtaagaaatgaatCGGAAAACCGAATAACTGGTCCGAACCACGTCATctgaaaccgaaaaaaccgaaaccgaaaaaaccgaaaaccgaaaacataaaaaccgaagtgtaacggttcggttacggttttcaatattcattacccgcggttaaccgaaccgaattttgatatatacctacatataatcatatatatgtatatttgcacatatatgtattccatgaatacatcatttacataattacatatctCTTTAGCTAATTTTTTGTAATTGTtgtctaaaatattaacaattttactaactttttttCACAATCTATGATTAATTTTAGATAttctaagtaattttcttatatatactctttttaagaaaagttgttaactttgtttaagatattaatcaaaaatattagtaatatcGTATATTTTAACTAGTAAATCATGATACTCTTAAATGGAAACTTGCATTGCATAAATATAACGTTAGAAAAAGTAATTCACAATTAgatataatgtatatttatttataaaactaaatattaatgtagttaaataactattatacatagaaaaattaattaatgcaatgtaaattgactattataattgaaaacttaaactttatattagcataactttaataaatggttaaccgaaaataaaaccgaaattaaccgacttttttGGGTAACCGATTTGCGGGTAACTGAACTAAATGgttcaaaatttttaactaaccgaaccgaaccgaaatctgaaaaacggttcaaaatttctagctaaccgaaccgaactgaACCGTTTACAGTCCTATTCACTTGAACACCATTGAGATGGAAGTGTATTGGTAATGTATTGGGAGAGATTATGGTTGTCACCACGGAGTGTATTggattttttcacttttttttaagggttaaaGTCACCAAATTGTAACATACTTTCAcaaaatagttattttatgtAACTTACTTTTTTTGGGGGTTATTTAGCTCAttgtactttttaaatttaCCAAAAAGTATAATGTACTTTAAAAATGATCACTTTATATAATCtactttatttttagttatttaggtCATTATACTATTAAAATTTGTCACCAATGTATAATATACTTTCATTAAATAATCTCGATATTTAGATTAACTAAATAAGATACTCAAAAATATACGATAATGCCCTATTTCTTTCAAGTATTCACAAATACACATTAAAATTGCAAACCATGACTTGCGATTTGAAATCTTGCATTATTGCAAAATCGCAAGTCATGACTTGCaatttttttatgagtttttttgtgaaattaaaacaaattgGATATTATCGTATACTATTCATGATTATGAGGTTCTTAAGTTAGTTAAGCTAAATGAATACACCTTTTTTTCAAGATGGCGACTAGGGTTGTTGTTTATGGGTTGCGATTTTGCAAAAAAGTAAGTCATAGTGCAGGTTTTTGCAAAACTCAGAAAGTATGTTCAGAACTGCAAGCCATGACGTACGATATTAATGTGTTTGTGAAAactcaggaaaaaaaaaaacaaggtattatcgtatacttttgatgatttttagGTATTTTGTTTGATTAACCTAAATATCGAGACCATTTGAGgaaaatatattatactttGATGACAAATTTTAATAGTAGAATAACctaaacaactaaaaattaagtaaattatataaattgactattttttgaaaatacgttatactttttgttaaatttaaaaagtacaaTAACCAAAATGACCTAAAAGAAAGTAAGTTATATAAAATGACTATTTTCTGAAAGTATGTTACATTTTGGTGgctttaacctttttttttttttaattccttCTCTCacaatttattaatttagaTGGTGGGTGTTGAATGTATTGGATGTATAGTGTATTGGGTGTGAATTGAAGGAATCTATTGCATATTGGAAATAAGTTTTTCAGACTATTGAAATGTATCGGGGAATGACATTCAGAGTCCTCTAAAAGTACTAGatgataatttaataattttatagttTAGATTAGATTCTTAGAAAGTGTGATAACTTTCATCCCATAACAATCTTAAAAGTAGTACGCATATGTGTGATGAAATCTTTTAGAAAAATATCCAACTTATAACATCATGCATTTTACAAAGTATCTAAACGTTTGACCACTGTAtcatgttggtggtggtggttttacaacaacaaattttgaggttggcaattcttttaacttaaaatTGATTTAGGGATCAAGGACAAAATCACTATACGGATATCTAGTATTCGAATGACAGTCCATATTAAGAGAAGTATGGATTAGCTTATTTTCAACtttattttagtttgatttATATTATAGGAGTATTTGATAAGTTCTTGTTTTGATTACTTATTTTTGTATCtattaacttaatttataatGAAGTCTTAAAAACGCAGCTTATGAAAAATGAGTTAAGAGGCTAATCCGAACACTTAAAAGAccattatatatttagatttcttaaaaaatatacgGATAATTGGCAGAAATCTGGCGGCAACAAGGCAGTCATAGTCTCAGACCAGAGGCTATATGTGTCACACCAACACAACCATGAAAATTTAGAGAGATTTGGTTGTGGGTTCcacacttttgtttttttagtacgattttctcatttatttttattttattattgtataaaTTGCCAGCCAGCCTAATAAAACCAGCCTGTAAAGAGCTGTGTCTAGTGGCCTGTGGGGGGAGTTCAGCTTCACTTCAAAAAAGCTTCAAACTTCTTCATGCATCTATCATTGTGCTCATTACCATTTTACTCTTTTTCACTCTTCATTTCATTTGAGGTAAAACTTACTTacaaaactttttctttttactctCGAATTTCCATTTTTTCACATCCCAATTCACAACCCTTGTCTTTTTTTCGATATTTTTTGAAATGGGTTACTTGAATTTATGCTTATTTGGCCTAAATTTTGAATCTTTAAGCTTCATTTATTGTTAATTAGGGAATTGAAGATTATTGTCTCCATAAACGTGAGTTTCTTGAAGTTGGTTGCttgaattttatctttttacttgTTGGAAGTTACTTGATTGCCTAAAAGCTTGTAACTTTTTACTGTTTTGGGATTCACTTATCCAGATTTCCAAgaaatttggttttttaaattttttttgaaatgggcTGCTTGTTTTGTTGCTGTTAAACCCTTTCATAGCTACTTTATTACCTCAAGTTTGTGTATTTGGtttaaagttattatttatttggtGATATAAGTATTCTTGGTGTAAAGAAATGAGTTCATTGAAGTTGGTTACTTTAGTTCTAtctttatatgtttatgtttatccaTCATTAGCTGCTTCATTTACTCCTGTTGATAGTTACTTAATTGCTTGTGGTTCATCCCAAAATGTCACATATCTTGGCCAAACCTATGTCCCTGATTCACACCAATCATCAATGATTTCCTTAGATAATCAAAAGAAATCGAATACAGTCAATTCCACTTCCTCTGTACCTTTGCCAGTCCACCAATCGGCCCGAGTGTTCACCACCACAACTTCTTATAAATTCGACATTAAGAAACAAGGTCGGCATTGGGTCCGCCTTTACTTTTACCCAATTCCTGACCACAATCTCACGTCAGCTTCGTTATCTGTAGTCACCGAAAACTTTGTCCTCTTGAACAACTACAGTTTCAAAAGCTATAATGGGTCGAGTCATCTTTTTAGAGAATACTCGATAAATGTGACTTCCGATTCGTTGCTTTTAAACTTTGTCCCTTCAAACAATTCAATTGCATTCATAAATGCTATAGAAGTTGTGTCAATCCCTGATGAGTTGATCCCAAATGAAGTAACATCGGTGTTTCCTTCTACCCCAATTAACGATATTTCAAATCATGCATTTGAAACTGTGTACCGTCTGAATATGGGAGGCCCGAAACTGACTCCTCAAAATGATACATTGGGAAGAATTTGGGAAAATGATAAGAAGTATCTTCATGTTAACGGGTCAGCTACAAGTGTCTCGATAAACCCTTCAATGATAAAGTATACTGAAAGAGTCACACCTGAAATAGCTCCGAATTGGGTTTATGCCACTGCTCAAACAATGGGAGATGCTAATGTTGCCGATTTGGACTTTAATATCACCTGGGTTCTTCCTGTTGACCCAGATTTCACTTACTTCATCCGTGCCCATTTTTGTGATATCATGAGCCCATCTTTAAATACGCTTGTGTTCAATTTTTACATAAATGCAGAAAATGCATATTTGGATTTGGATTTATCAAGTTTAACTGGTAACCTTGATGTGCCTTTTTACAAAGATTTTGTCTGTAATTCAAGTAATGATCAGAGTACCTTGACTGTTAGTGTTGGCCCGGATAAGGTTGCAGAAGATGCAAATGCGGTTTTGAATGGTCTTGAAATCCTAAAAGTTAGCAACGAAGCTAGAAGCTTAGATGGGTTTGTTTCAGTTGATAATCTTGTGGTATCCGGgtttaaaaagaacaagcaGAGTGGTGTGATTATAGCAGCTGTTATAGGCGGTTTCGTTGTGATACTACTTTTGGGTTTATGTTATTGTTGCCTGGTCGCAAAAAGGTCCAAAACAGGTCAACGAAAACCTTCATGGCTCCCGTTGCCATTGTATGGGAACTCACTCACTGTTACGAAAATGTCAACCGCTTCACCTAAAAGTGGAACCGCAAGCTGCATCTCGTTAGCTTCGTGTAATCTTGGAAGAAACTTTACATTTCAAGAAATCATGGATGCAACCAACAAGTTTGATGAAAATTTGCTTCTTGGAGTTGGGGGTTTTGGGCGGGTGTACAAAGGGACAATGGAAGACGGGACCAGTGTAGCAGTTAAAAGAGGAAACCCAAGATCCGAACAAGGGCTCGCGGAATTCCGAACTGAGATTGAAATGTTATCGAAACTTCGACATCGACATCTCGTTTCCCTTATCGGGTATTGTGATGAAAGGTCAGAAATGATTCTTGTTTATGAGTACATGGCCAATGGCCCGTTAAGGAGTCATCTTTACGGGACTGATCTACCACCATTATCGTGGAAGCAGCGACTTGAGATTTGTATCGGGGCCGCAAGAGGTCTACATTATCTTCACACGGGTGCAGCCCAAAGTATAATTCATCGAGACGTCAAGACGACTAATATCTTATTAGATGAAAACTTTGTAGCCAAAGTTGCTGATTTTGGGCTGTCAAAAGCAGGACCTTCACTTGACCAGACCCATGTCAGCACCGCCGTGAAGGGTAGTTTTGGGTATCTTGATCCCGAGTATTTCAGAAGGCAACAATTAACTGAAAAATCTGATGTGTATTCCTTTGGGGTTGTGTTAATGGAAGTTATCTGCACAAGACCGGCTTTGAATCCGGTTCTTCCTAGAGATCAAGTCAACATTGCTGAGTGGGCAATGATGTGGCAAAAGAAAGGCATGTTGGATCAGATTATGGATGGAAATCTTGTTGGAAAAGTAAACTCAGCTTCTCTAAAAAAGTTTGGGGAGACTGCAGAGAAATGTTTGGCCGACTATGGTGTTGACCGTCCTTCAATGGGAGATGTTTTATGGAATTTGGAATATGCTCTGCAGCTTGAAGAAACATCATCGGCTCTCATGGAACCCGATGAAAATAGCACAAATCACATTCAGGTTATTCCTTTAACACCAACTGAGCCATTTGAGAACAGTACTAGTATGGTTGATGGAGCCAATTCGTACACAGATGAAGATGCCACAAGTGCAGTTTTTTCTCAGCTTGTTAATCCACGGGGAAGATAAGCCAAATGTTTGTGTCCAAGTTTTCTTTGTTATCTATGTTATATGTACGTTCACATTTGTATCAATCGTTTTagtgataaatatacatatataggatTATGGGTTCACTATCAACATTAGTTGGTTAAAGATGCTTAAAACAATTGATTTTAGGAATGCTGCACTTCCCGATTTTGACTCCTGCAAATGTTGtaccttattttttaaaataacttataGTCTTTAACTACTACACGTATTGTATTCATATGTGTTCGGGTCAACATTGGAAGTTAAGACACGATATAAGCGTACCTCGTCTCAAATGTAAAAACAAGAATACATAGTGTATATGCATTAGCTTGGATCAAAAGGTGCAATATGAAGAAAGATAAAGCCACCATGAAGGTTGCTTGAAGGAGATGCTGGCCATTGAAACTTGTTACTCTTCAAATACACCATCGGTAAGTCTCGACACTTTGTTCAGATTCTATTTTGGATATGGCCAATTGGATATGAAGGTCAAAAACTGCAGCCTGATCTTTATTCTAATCAGTCAACTTTTGGTTTAGCTAGAAAGAACCATTGAAGTTTCAAATGTTTAGTTCTAAGGTCATTCAATCCAAATGCTGGTCAAGTTCATGATGTGGCAGCTGACCTGTTGGtaacatttgattttgttgACTTATTTTTTCATGACAAGGTGTGTGGA includes these proteins:
- the LOC122579245 gene encoding receptor-like protein kinase THESEUS 1, whose protein sequence is MSSLKLVTLVLSLYVYVYPSLAASFTPVDSYLIACGSSQNVTYLGQTYVPDSHQSSMISLDNQKKSNTVNSTSSVPLPVHQSARVFTTTTSYKFDIKKQGRHWVRLYFYPIPDHNLTSASLSVVTENFVLLNNYSFKSYNGSSHLFREYSINVTSDSLLLNFVPSNNSIAFINAIEVVSIPDELIPNEVTSVFPSTPINDISNHAFETVYRLNMGGPKLTPQNDTLGRIWENDKKYLHVNGSATSVSINPSMIKYTERVTPEIAPNWVYATAQTMGDANVADLDFNITWVLPVDPDFTYFIRAHFCDIMSPSLNTLVFNFYINAENAYLDLDLSSLTGNLDVPFYKDFVCNSSNDQSTLTVSVGPDKVAEDANAVLNGLEILKVSNEARSLDGFVSVDNLVVSGFKKNKQSGVIIAAVIGGFVVILLLGLCYCCLVAKRSKTGQRKPSWLPLPLYGNSLTVTKMSTASPKSGTASCISLASCNLGRNFTFQEIMDATNKFDENLLLGVGGFGRVYKGTMEDGTSVAVKRGNPRSEQGLAEFRTEIEMLSKLRHRHLVSLIGYCDERSEMILVYEYMANGPLRSHLYGTDLPPLSWKQRLEICIGAARGLHYLHTGAAQSIIHRDVKTTNILLDENFVAKVADFGLSKAGPSLDQTHVSTAVKGSFGYLDPEYFRRQQLTEKSDVYSFGVVLMEVICTRPALNPVLPRDQVNIAEWAMMWQKKGMLDQIMDGNLVGKVNSASLKKFGETAEKCLADYGVDRPSMGDVLWNLEYALQLEETSSALMEPDENSTNHIQVIPLTPTEPFENSTSMVDGANSYTDEDATSAVFSQLVNPRGR